The Candidatus Paceibacterota bacterium genomic interval AGGCGACGCCGGAGACGGTGAAATCAACTGGTAGACCGGAGGTGGAGACAGCCGAGAGAGTGATGGTGTCGCCAACTTTCTTGCCAGTGAAGTCTTGATTCCAGGTGAGGGTTTGGGGGGCTTTCTGAATAATCAATCGGCCGGTTGCACTACCTTCATAATTTGAATCGTCAATTGTCGCGGTCACCGAGTAAGTGCCGGCGTTGGTGGGATTTTCCTGACTATAAGTCAGGACAATTCTTTTACCGGTCGGGGTCGTAACCACCGGAATCGATTTATCCTGCGTGCCGTAAGTAAATACCAGATCTTGACCGTCATTAATAACAACTGAAGCCGGAGCTTTACCGACCGAGAAAGTTTTTGAGACATCTGTTGCATCTCGGTAATTACTATCGCCAGACTGTCTCGAGACAACCGTCACAGCTTGAGCGCCGTTTAAGCTAAGTTCATTGCCATTTAAAGTCGCCGGTCCATCTACCACCTCAAAAGAAACTGACAAGCCGGAAGTGCTCTCGGCGATTAAATTAATTTTATCTCCAACCTGACGACCAGAGAGAACCTGATTAAAGGTGACAGTCTGATCGGCTTTGGCAATATTCAGCTGATCAATAACCTGACCTTCATAATCGGGATGATTGACCGTCGCCACCACCTGATAAGTTCCGGCTTCGACCGGAGAAGTTGGATCTGTCTCGATTGTTGGCAACAGTTTGATAGCGTCGATTAAATAATTAATTCGATGATAAACATAAGAAACATTTTGAGCTGAAATTGGATCAGCGGTTGTAAAGGAAGCCGATTTAACCTCATCTCTAGTATAGGTTTGATTTAAATTAGTGAGAGTGATAACCGCCACCTTTTTACCGACATTAAAAGTCTGATCGGCATCTACCGCCGCCTTGTAATTTTCATTTCCGGCTTGACTGGCGCGAATTGTCACATCGCCGGCACCGCTAAAGCTTACGACCCCGTCAGCAACATTGGCCGGACCAGAAACCACACTAAAACTAACCGGCAAACCGGCGGTCGACCGAGCAAACGGTGTCACCGAAAAAGTGTCAGTGGTTTTTTTACTTCCAATACCATCAAAAGTAATCGTCTGGTCAGCTTTCTCAACTGTAAGCTCACCCGTAGTCTCCCCTTGATAAGCCGGATCGATGATTGTGGCTGTCACAGCATAAGTGCCAGCATTTTTAGGATTGATTGGGCTATAAACAACTGAAACCTCCTTCCCCGGTGGATTCGTCTCGTATGAAATCGCCTTGTCTTGACCGTTATATGTTTGCTTAAAATTTGTGAGAGAGATGGTTGCCGGAATAATACTTGGCGCCTCAACTTTGAGGTTAAATTTAGATGTGACTGGGGCAAGGTCTAAAACCAAACCTGTAATAGTCACCTCATAATTACCCGGGGTCACATCAGTCGGCAAAACTACACTCAAAAGACTGGTGCAGGTCGGATTAGGGGTGCAGGGTCCGAGGCTATATTCAGAATTTTCCGGCAACCCGGAGATGTTCAACGCCACTGCCCTGGTATCAACCGAGTCATTCTTGGTCACAGTGACCAAATTTGAAACTTCGCTACCCTCGCCCTTAGTAATTGTTCTGTCACCATCAAGATTCAAAGAAAAACCGAAATTTGGCCTTAGAACAAAGCTGATAATGTAATCTTGGAGATTGTCATTCGGCGTGACAGCCAAATCTCGACAACGAATGTAATAATTATTAGTGCCGACCGCAAGGACACCTAAAACTGCGCTGTGAGTTTTTTTATCTTGGGAATCTGTAAAGGCGTAAGTCATCGAGTCGTAAGATTTACCAGGAAAGATGTCGTACTTACAAGTCGCCTCTTCATCGGTAGTGACCGAGACTATTGGGTCTGCAGACGGGACTGTCGTGATAACTGGCGGGACCTCGTCCGGTCGTGGGACTACTGAGACGACAACCTGTGCCATTACACTCCGGCCGACCTGATTCAGACAAACTATTTTGAAAGTGGTATCGGTATTTAGGGTGACAGAATCTTCGGTCCCGCCAGTCGCGCTCTTCGGACCACTCCAACCACCATAGGCATAACAAGAAGAGGCATTAGTGGCCGTCCAAGTTATGCGAACGCCGGACCCGACATAAGCCAGACTTTTGTCCAAAGAAATATTTACGGTAGCAGGAGGAGTGCTAACCATGCCAGGAAAAGGAATCGGATTGGCAGAATTAACAAAATCGATGACATTACGCTCAACAACAGCATCCTCAACTCTGCCACCATTGAAAAGTACCCCTGTAGATGGAGACTTCAGAGTAATCAGATTATCGGTAATCTTGTAGCCCTTGAACAACCACCCTCCGCCAATATTGAAACCAAAATTATTTAAATTTACAAAACGATTGTTCCTGATGACAGCTCCCTCGCCATTCGCGGTATCGTGAATGACTCCGCCATCAACGGCTTCGGCATAATTATTGTAAATAACCACATTCCTAATTCCACCCAACCCGTAAGCAACACTCGCGCCTTCGGCGCTGTGGGCATTCCGAACAATATTTCCCGCCATGACCCCACTCGTTCTGGTATCGTTTACCCAAGTGGCATTACTATGAAAAAGATTAATCGCGGTAGACCATTTACCGAAACTATTCTCTACTACATTGTCCAAAATATAGTTATCGTTTGAATCGTGCGCATCATTTGAAGCAATTGAGAGGACAAAACCTTCCCTGATTCCTCCCCCACAATTAATCGCGCGCACTCTTTCGATCCGCGATGAATCTCCGCCAAAACTTACACCATTGATTGTGTCAATCGTATTGTCTCTTGGTAAATTACAATTAATCGTTAAATCCGAAATATGCTGATTGGTACTGCCTGGAATACTTCCAACTATATGATTGTAGCCGTCACCCTGAAGTAAATACGGGTAGACCATTTCCAAACTGGTTTTACCCATCCCTGCCCCCTCGATATTCCAGCCACTAAATGACGCCCAACCAACATTAAAAGGTACGGTACCAAACAAAATATCGTTATAAATTCCGCGGGTGTGAAAAGTGCCTTCCATCAAATGAACGGCCAAATTTGTTTGTCGTGCCAAACTAAAATTCCTAAGAATGGAATCAAATTTTTCCGCAGTGCTCCCATCGTAAGGGTCCTTTTGCGTCCCGGTCCCAGGAAGGCCGTCGGTTCGATCGTCAATCCAAATTTCCCTGCTCGGAATCGGCGGAACAAACGGTGGAATACTCGGCGCTGACAGATTTAAATTTGTTTTCTGCGAGGCTGTTGAGATCACATTTCCCGTAATTGCAGTAATCAAGTTGCCACTCTGGTCAAGATTATTGACAGCAGTTTGAGTCAAATCAAAATTATATTTCATCCCCGAGGCAATAACATTGTTACCGAAGAAATTTCGTCCAAGTGGACCATACCAAGCTTGAGCATAAGCACTAATCCCCCACGGCGCATCGGCAGCGACTACCACCGTATCGTATGTCACCCCTTTTTCATCTTTGTTGCCGGATTTTGCAGTAATAGTGGTTGGATAACTGGCAATTACATTTCCAGAACCGTCTTTTCTCTCGACAGGGCTAAATTCAAACGCTCGATTAGTGATAACGGCTGGATCCGGCCAACCCATCGCGGTTCGGAAACGGCTATCGAGAATGTTATCAGTGACGGTCAAACCTTCAACCTCTTGCGCCATAATTCCCGTGTTGGCAACCGGCCCCGACGGGTCAGAGGCGAGCATAATCGAGTTACCGCTGATTTTGATATTCTTTATAAACCTCGGAGCAATCGTCTCTGCGGGCGGATAGAATGTAAACGGCTCGCTATCAAACACGGCTCGCCTTATTCTGATTGCCGCCCGGGCGCCGTCTTGAGACGGGATTGTGGTTATTGTGTTGTTAGAGATATTGTAATTGGTATGATTGAAATTAGCCGCTGGAGCAGTCTGCAGTACCACGCCATTCCTCGCCCTTTCAAATTTATTATTGATAATATCTATATTGCTTTGACTCCAAAAATCCGTGTAATAACCGGCGCTCGCATTTAGGGTGCTGTTGTTTTGAACCAAGCCTTTCTTAACATTGTAAAGAGTATAACCCTGAACATAATTACCTTCACCGCCAAGGAAACCGTCTCCTGTCTTAGTCAGCCAAGCCTGTGAAATAGAGTTTATTGGTGTCTTACTGTCTGCAAGCTCTACCCGATTGCCCGTCAAATAAGCATACTCGCGAAAATTATCAACTCTGCTCCTGTCATAGGGATTGCCATTATAAGAACCAGTGATTGTAAAGACCGTGATCTGTGAAGTCGCATTAGGGTCGACCGAGCCGTAATAAACTGAATTAGTGATATGGGAACATTCTGAACCCTGACAACCCGCATCAAAAACATAATTATTTGGAGCTGTATCAGCCTGTGCTCCGGAAATCATTACAGGGAATGACTCCCAATCGCTATAATTTGAACCGAAATCAGTTGCCCGAATATTCTCAACAGATGAGTGATCGCCATAGATTGATAAGCCACTAATTCTGATTTTTTTATTATTATTTTTGAAACCGCCGATAATTTGAGAAAAATTACCATCAATAGTTAGATCTTTAACAAATTGATTTTCAAAACGCGCCGGCACTTCTTGATTGTAAGCTCGGCCCTCGCCCATAATAATAAAAATATCAAGGTCTTCCGAGGGGTTCGCCCACACCGTCGAATCCAGTTCTATAAAAGTCTTGTCGGCGCCCGCGCCCTGAAGTGTCCAATTATCGTGGAATTCCCAAGTGACCCGGTTGGCATAACGCGGGTGCGCTGATGAAAGAAACTGAGCTTGCCCGGCAGTCTTGAAGGTTCCCGGCAACAAATGAAAAATAACTTTGTTTTCGAGATTGTTAATCGCTCGACTACCCCAACTATAAGAAAAACTTCTCATTAACTGATCGAATTTGGTCGAAGTATCGGCAACATACGGACTCGCCTCAGTTCCCAACTCAGCCTTGCCGGTTGCAATTGGGGAAATCCAAATATCTATAGGGGCCCCTTGAGTCGTCGGACTACCTATCGGAGCCTCCGTGTCCGGCAAAGTCTGCGTCGTACTAGTGGCGACTGCACCAGCGGCACCTGCCGAATCTGATACAAAACTCCCCAACACCAAAACCGCTGAAATAATCAGAATAGCAAAAAAGGCAAAACTTTTGCTTTTTTTAGTCAAAAGATTCGTAAAATAAACTTCACTCTCAATTTTAGCCCAATTTTATCGAGAAAAGAAGCGGTAAAACTACATTTAAGGGGATAAAGCCATTTTGACTGCAACGACTTTATTAGGATGCCCTGCCTACCGGCAGGCAGGCCTATTTGTAAGGGTTCTTAACTATCTTGATATTCGTGTGCCCTATTCGTAAGGGTTCTTAACAACTGCTTGACTTTTAGCTTACAATTTGCTAAGCTTATGGGGTTAGTATCCTGAAAGTTCGCTCGCGAGGCGGACCTTTTTTATTATTAATTTTTACCAAAACACGGACTCGGCCCGATAATTCGATCTCGTTCGTCTTATTCGTGTGCCCTGCCTACCGGCAGGCAGGCCTATTCGTAAGGGTTCTCAACATATGTTTGATCTCAAAGTAATCAATTCGGTTTTAGACCAGCTCGAAGAGGAGCGGGGTATTCCGCGTGAGAAAATTTTGGAAGCCATCGAAATGGCCTTAGCCACGGCTTACAAAAAAGAGTACGGCAAGAAGGGACAAATTGTCCGAGCCACCTTCGACATCAGAACCGGCGAGAGTAATTTCTCCCAGGTGAAAGTTGTTGTCGATAAAACCAAAATTATCATGCCGGAAGAAGAAGATGATATTAGAAGTGGCGCAGTGGAATTGCCGGAAGGCGACGAGCGCGTTTATTTCAATCCGGAACATCATTTAATGATTGAAGATGCCAAGAAAATCAAAAAGGGTGTCGCGGTCGGCGATGAGGTCATTTTCCCTCTGGAATATAAAGACGATTTCGGCCGTATTGCGGCTCAAACCGCCAAACAAGTCATCATCCAGAAAATTCGCGAAGCCGAAAAAGTTTCTGTCATGGGTGAATACGGCGAACGCGAGGGTGAAATTGTCACCGGTACTGTCCAGAGAATTGAGCGCGGAAACATCTTCGTCGATATGGGACGAGCCACCGGCTTGCTACCATACGAAGAGCAAATCCCTAACGAACACTACCGCCAGGGCGAGAGAGTTCGCGCCTATCTCTACAAAGTTGAAGAATCGCCTCGCGGTATTCTCTTGCGCCTTTCTCGATCTCATCCAAAATTCTTGGAAAAACTCTTTGCCACTGAAGCTCCGGAAATTGCCAACGGCGCGGTGGTAATCAAAGCCGTCGCCCGAGAAGCCGGCTCTCGTTCCAAGGTTGCGGTCATGTCGACCGACAGCCACATCGACCCAGTGGGTTCAATGGTCGGTCAGCGCGGTGTCCGTGTCTCGACCGTCATGAGTGAACTTGGCGGTGAAAAAATTGATATTATTTCTTGGTCAGAAAACCAGAAGCAATTTATTGAGGATTCCCTCTCTCCGGCCAAAGTCTTGGGCGTAGAAATCAGCGAAGCTGAACACAAAGCCACTGTCGAAGTCGCCGAGGACCAGCAATCTTTAGCTATCGGCAAGGGCGGACAAAATGTCAGACTCGCCGCCAAATTGACCGGCTGGAAAATTGACATCCGCTCAACCAAAGGTGAAAACTTGGCCGAGGCTGAAGTCGAGGCCGACAAGGAGAAAAAACCGACCAAAGATATTCACTCGAAAGAAGATATTGTCGTAGAGTAAAATTACAAGCTCCAAATTACAAAAACCAAATAAATCTCAAATAGGAAAACTTTGGGCTGGTGCTTTCTGAATTTGAAGTTTATCTGGAACTTGTAATTTATTATTTGGTGCTTATACTTCGTATTAATAATTTAATTAACAATTATCATTTATGAGTCCAACAATTATTTTTGCCCTAGTTAGCGGAATTCTGGCCATCGTCTACGGCCTTTTGCTCGCCCGTTTCATTCTAAAGAAGAGCGCCGGCAATGCCCGCATGCAGGAAATCGCCGCCGCCATTCAGACCGGCGCCAAAGCTTATCTGAATCGTCAGTACAAGACTATCAGCTTAATCGCTGTGATTCTTTTCGTAATCTTGTCATTCGCTTTAGGCCTTCGAACTGGCATCGGCTTTCTGGTCGGCGCCATCTTTTCGGCTATCGCCGGCTACATCGGCATGAATATTTCTGTTCGCGCCAATGTGCGAACTGCCGAGGCTGCCAGGGAAGGACTCGCCAAAGCTTTGTCTTTGGCCTTCAAAGGCGGAGCAGTCACCGGACTTTTGGTTGTCGGCTTGGCCCTACTCGGAGTCACTTTGCTTTATATCGGTTTTGGCGATGTTAAATACCTAATTGGTTTGGCCTTCGGTTCCAGTCTAATTTCAGTCTTCGCCCGACTCGGTGGCGGTATCTTTACCAAAGCCGCTGATGTCGGAGCCGACTTAGTTGGAAAAGTTGAAGCCGGAATTCCAGAAGATGACCCGAGAAATCCGGCCGTCATCGCCGACAATGTTGGCGATAATGTTGGCGACTGCGCCGGCATGGCCGCTGACTTGTTTGAAACTTATGTTGTCACCTTGGTGGCGACAATGTTACTCGGCGTTCTCACCTTCAAAAACTTCGAGGGTGCTCTTCTCTACCCTCTTGCTTTGGGTGGCGTCGGCATTATTGCCTCAATCATCGGCACTTGGTTCGTCAAACTTAACAAGTCCAACAACATCATGGGGGCCTTGTACAAGGGACTAATCGCCGCCGGAGTTTTGGCTGCCATCGCTTTTTATCCAGTCACCAAATGGTTGATGAGTGGCAACGGAATCTATGAGGTAAGCGCCTTATTCTACGCGGCCATCGCCGGCCTAGTGGTCACCGCTCTCTTGGTCATCATCACCGAATACTACACTTCAACCAAATACGCACCGGTCAAATCAATCGCTAAAGCCTCTGAATCAGGACACGGCACCAATGTGATCCAGGGACTGGCCATCTCAATGAAGGCCACCGCCTTGCCACTTCTTACTATCGTCGCTGGTATTCTTGCCACTTATCACTTCGCCGGACTTTATGGCATCGCCGTCGCCGCTATGAGCATGCTTTCAATGACCGGAATTATTGTAGCTATCGACGCTTATGGTCCAATTACTGATAATGCCGGCGGAATTGCCGAAATGGCCGAATTACCGAAAGAGGTTCGCGATATTACTGACCCACTAGACGCTGTCGGCAACACCACCAAGGCTGTCACCAAAGGTTATGCTATCGGTTCAGCCGGCCTAGCCGCTCTAGTACTCTTTGCTTCTTACACTGAAGAGATCAACGCTTTGGGAGCTAACCTAAGTTTCTCTTTGGGTGATCCAAAAGTCATTGTTGGCCTATTCTTGGGTGGCCTCCTGCCTTATTACTTCGCCGCTCTGGCCATGGAAGCAGTCGGCAAAGCGGCCGGCAAAGTCGTAGACGAAGTCCGCAGACAATTCCGAGAAATTGCCGGCATTATGCAAGGGACCGCCAAACCGGATTACGCCCGATCAGTTGACATTGTCACCACTGCCGCCATCAAAGAAATGATTGTACCGGCCCTAATCCCTGTCGTCGTGCCAATCTTGGTTGGATTCATTCTTGGTCCGGTCGCTCTTGGTGGTCTACTAGTCGGATCGATTGTGACTGGCCTATTCGTGGCCATCTCTATGACATCCGGTGGCGGAGCTTGGGACAACGCCAAGAAACACATTGAGCAAGGCAACCACGGCGGTAAAGGCGGTCACGCTCACAAGTCGGCTGTCACCGGAGACACGGTTGGTGATCCCTACAAAGACACCGCTGGTCCGGCAATCAACCCGATGATCAAAATTCTAAACATTGTGGCCCTATTGATAGCCGCCTTCATTATCTAAAACCACACTAAAACAACCCTCGCCCGATCATTGGGCGGGGGTTGTTTTTTTAAATTCAAAACCTGTTATAATTTGAATTAATTATTAAATAATTAAAAGTTATGAAAAAAATCCTAACTAGCATTTTTCTTTTGACTTTGTTGGCATCCGGCCTACCGCAGTTGGCTCTGGCTGAAGATGTGGCAAATGATAGTGACAGCGACTACCCAGCCAGAATTGAAAGAATTAAAAGTGAGATGCGGGAACGAGCAGAAAAGATTCGAACCGAGGTTGAAATCAAAAGAGCCGAAATGATAAAGGAGGTTGAATCCAAACGGACCGAACTTAGAGACCGGAAGGATAATGACTCGGATGACTCCGACAATACTGCTGATGTTGAAAAAAATCGGCAAGAAAACCGAGAACGAATTGAGAATAGGAACCTAGCCTCGAGCACCGTCCGAGATGCAGCAAAAGAGGTCAAACGTTTAGAGCAAATGGAAAAATCGAGAGAGCGAATCCGGACTTATGCCAGCCTAATGATTAACCGCTTTGAAGCCGCAGTTGAGAGATTGGACACTTTGTCAGACAGAATCGGCACCCGAATTGTAAAACTCGAAGCTGCCAAAGTTGATGTTCGCCAAGCGAAGGACCTCTTGGCCACGGCCAAGGCAAGAATCATGGCGGCCAAAACCGAAGTTCAAAATATTGAAGCGGCACTAACCTCAATTTTGACTTCTGATACGCCGAAGGAAACATTGGACTCCGCCAAGAAACTAATCGACTCCGCAAGAGACAGTGTTAAGGCGGCCCATGCCGCTCTGGTCGATGTCGTGAATTCCCTTAAACCCGGAGAGAATCGGGAAGATTCTGCTACGGCCACAACAACCGACAACGACTCTAGCAACACTAATTAAATAATATGGAAAACCAAACTTATAATCCGCAAGACTCATCATCAAAGGCTGGACCGACAATCGGAATTATCATCATCATTGTTGTTTTATTGGCCGGTGCCCTCTACTTCTTCAGTCAAAACGCCGAGAAAACCACCCAGCAGTCGCAAACTCCCAACACCATTTTGGAACAAGGCGCAGCCGACATTGAGGGCCTAAGAACCCAGAGCAACTCTGATAGCCTAAATTCTATCCAGCAAGATTTAACCGACACCAACCTTACCAATCTTGACAAGGAGACTTCCGCCATCAACTCTGAAATACCGAACCTGAAATAATCAATCAAAAAACTCGGCCATGGTTGGCCGAGTTTTTTGATTTTCGCTTGTCAAAACTCTGACTTAGGGTTAAACTCTCAAAGTCATGCAAAACTATGTAATCAAAAACCAGGAAAAACTCGAGAACTCCGAGATCGAGGTGCTGATAGAATCACCCTTCGGCGAATTAGAAAAACATCGGGCTAAAGCTTTGAAAGCTATGCTCCAAGATGTCGAGCTAGATGGTTTTCGTAAGGGTAAAGTGCCGGAAGATATTTTTATCAAGCGTTATGGTGAGGTCGCCGTACTTTACGAAGCCGCCGGCGTTTTAATCCAGGAAATCTTGCCCCAGTTGCTCACCGAGCTTAAATTAAAAATTATCGGCGAACCCGGAATTACCATCACCAAGTGTGCCTCTGGCAACCCACTCGAATTTAAAGTCAGACTCGCAATCCTGCCGGAAGTCAAACTGCCTGATTACAAAAAAATCGCCAGCACCGAAAATAGCAAAAAACCGGAAGCCATTAAAGTCGAAGAAAAAGAAATTGATGAGGTTGTAAGCTTTTTCCGTCATCAGGTGCTCCACCAGAATCTCAAAGCTGAAGGCAAGGAGGAACCAAAAGGCGAACATCACCACGAGGACAAGGACTTGCCAGTTTTCGATGATGAATTTGTGAAAAAACTTGGCAATTTCAAGGATGTCGTGGATTTCCGAGGCCAAATTGCTAAAAATATTGAGCAAGATAAGATCGTCAAAGCCAAGGACGCCAAACGGCTAACGATTATTGAAAATATCTCCACTAAAACTGATTTACCAATCCCGAAAGTCTTGGTTGACAACGAACTCAACAAAATGGAAGCCCAATTGAGGCATGACATTGAAAAAACCGGTCTCAAGGCGGACGACTATTTGAAGCACATCAAGAAAACCTGGGAGGAGATGAGAAAAGAATGGCAACCCGAAGCCCTGAAGCGTGCCAAAATGGAATTAATTCTTTTTGAAATCAGCGAACAAGAAAAATTGGCACCGACCAAAGAAGAGCTTGAGGCCGAAACCAAAAGAATGCTCGAGCACTACAAAGACGCGAGCCCCGACCGAGTTAGAGCCTATCTCGAAACCGCTCTCACCAATCAAAAAGTCTTCGACTTCCTAGAAAGCCAGAAGTAGAATTTGGATTCAGGATTCAAGAATTAAGAATAGCAATGAATAAAACCCCCGCGTGCAAAAACACGCGGGGGTTTGAATTTCGATTCAAGAAAGAACTTGCAAGGCTTTCTTCAGGTAGTCTCCGGCCATACTCCAATCAATCGGGTCAAGACTCGACCCGCTTGGCCGAAGCTTAGCTTGGGCATCGATGCTTATGTCCGAGCACACATTAGGAATTTCGCCGAGCAGATGAAGCGTCTCCGGCCCCAAGCCACCAGCGACCGCCACATTAAGATCAACCCGTCGCATCAAATGCTTCACAAAAGGCAGCAACCCTTCCCACTCAAGACTTTGGCCTTTGCCGGCACTCTTGTCGAGCAGGACATAGTCG includes:
- the nusA gene encoding transcription termination factor NusA; the protein is MFDLKVINSVLDQLEEERGIPREKILEAIEMALATAYKKEYGKKGQIVRATFDIRTGESNFSQVKVVVDKTKIIMPEEEDDIRSGAVELPEGDERVYFNPEHHLMIEDAKKIKKGVAVGDEVIFPLEYKDDFGRIAAQTAKQVIIQKIREAEKVSVMGEYGEREGEIVTGTVQRIERGNIFVDMGRATGLLPYEEQIPNEHYRQGERVRAYLYKVEESPRGILLRLSRSHPKFLEKLFATEAPEIANGAVVIKAVAREAGSRSKVAVMSTDSHIDPVGSMVGQRGVRVSTVMSELGGEKIDIISWSENQKQFIEDSLSPAKVLGVEISEAEHKATVEVAEDQQSLAIGKGGQNVRLAAKLTGWKIDIRSTKGENLAEAEVEADKEKKPTKDIHSKEDIVVE
- a CDS encoding MBG domain-containing protein codes for the protein MTKKSKSFAFFAILIISAVLVLGSFVSDSAGAAGAVATSTTQTLPDTEAPIGSPTTQGAPIDIWISPIATGKAELGTEASPYVADTSTKFDQLMRSFSYSWGSRAINNLENKVIFHLLPGTFKTAGQAQFLSSAHPRYANRVTWEFHDNWTLQGAGADKTFIELDSTVWANPSEDLDIFIIMGEGRAYNQEVPARFENQFVKDLTIDGNFSQIIGGFKNNNKKIRISGLSIYGDHSSVENIRATDFGSNYSDWESFPVMISGAQADTAPNNYVFDAGCQGSECSHITNSVYYGSVDPNATSQITVFTITGSYNGNPYDRSRVDNFREYAYLTGNRVELADSKTPINSISQAWLTKTGDGFLGGEGNYVQGYTLYNVKKGLVQNNSTLNASAGYYTDFWSQSNIDIINNKFERARNGVVLQTAPAANFNHTNYNISNNTITTIPSQDGARAAIRIRRAVFDSEPFTFYPPAETIAPRFIKNIKISGNSIMLASDPSGPVANTGIMAQEVEGLTVTDNILDSRFRTAMGWPDPAVITNRAFEFSPVERKDGSGNVIASYPTTITAKSGNKDEKGVTYDTVVVAADAPWGISAYAQAWYGPLGRNFFGNNVIASGMKYNFDLTQTAVNNLDQSGNLITAITGNVISTASQKTNLNLSAPSIPPFVPPIPSREIWIDDRTDGLPGTGTQKDPYDGSTAEKFDSILRNFSLARQTNLAVHLMEGTFHTRGIYNDILFGTVPFNVGWASFSGWNIEGAGMGKTSLEMVYPYLLQGDGYNHIVGSIPGSTNQHISDLTINCNLPRDNTIDTINGVSFGGDSSRIERVRAINCGGGIREGFVLSIASNDAHDSNDNYILDNVVENSFGKWSTAINLFHSNATWVNDTRTSGVMAGNIVRNAHSAEGASVAYGLGGIRNVVIYNNYAEAVDGGVIHDTANGEGAVIRNNRFVNLNNFGFNIGGGWLFKGYKITDNLITLKSPSTGVLFNGGRVEDAVVERNVIDFVNSANPIPFPGMVSTPPATVNISLDKSLAYVGSGVRITWTATNASSCYAYGGWSGPKSATGGTEDSVTLNTDTTFKIVCLNQVGRSVMAQVVVSVVPRPDEVPPVITTVPSADPIVSVTTDEEATCKYDIFPGKSYDSMTYAFTDSQDKKTHSAVLGVLAVGTNNYYIRCRDLAVTPNDNLQDYIISFVLRPNFGFSLNLDGDRTITKGEGSEVSNLVTVTKNDSVDTRAVALNISGLPENSEYSLGPCTPNPTCTSLLSVVLPTDVTPGNYEVTITGLVLDLAPVTSKFNLKVEAPSIIPATISLTNFKQTYNGQDKAISYETNPPGKEVSVVYSPINPKNAGTYAVTATIIDPAYQGETTGELTVEKADQTITFDGIGSKKTTDTFSVTPFARSTAGLPVSFSVVSGPANVADGVVSFSGAGDVTIRASQAGNENYKAAVDADQTFNVGKKVAVITLTNLNQTYTRDEVKSASFTTADPISAQNVSYVYHRINYLIDAIKLLPTIETDPTSPVEAGTYQVVATVNHPDYEGQVIDQLNIAKADQTVTFNQVLSGRQVGDKINLIAESTSGLSVSFEVVDGPATLNGNELSLNGAQAVTVVSRQSGDSNYRDATDVSKTFSVGKAPASVVINDGQDLVFTYGTQDKSIPVVTTPTGKRIVLTYSQENPTNAGTYSVTATIDDSNYEGSATGRLIIQKAPQTLTWNQDFTGKKVGDTITLSAVSTSGLPVDFTVSGVA
- a CDS encoding sodium-translocating pyrophosphatase; this translates as MSPTIIFALVSGILAIVYGLLLARFILKKSAGNARMQEIAAAIQTGAKAYLNRQYKTISLIAVILFVILSFALGLRTGIGFLVGAIFSAIAGYIGMNISVRANVRTAEAAREGLAKALSLAFKGGAVTGLLVVGLALLGVTLLYIGFGDVKYLIGLAFGSSLISVFARLGGGIFTKAADVGADLVGKVEAGIPEDDPRNPAVIADNVGDNVGDCAGMAADLFETYVVTLVATMLLGVLTFKNFEGALLYPLALGGVGIIASIIGTWFVKLNKSNNIMGALYKGLIAAGVLAAIAFYPVTKWLMSGNGIYEVSALFYAAIAGLVVTALLVIITEYYTSTKYAPVKSIAKASESGHGTNVIQGLAISMKATALPLLTIVAGILATYHFAGLYGIAVAAMSMLSMTGIIVAIDAYGPITDNAGGIAEMAELPKEVRDITDPLDAVGNTTKAVTKGYAIGSAGLAALVLFASYTEEINALGANLSFSLGDPKVIVGLFLGGLLPYYFAALAMEAVGKAAGKVVDEVRRQFREIAGIMQGTAKPDYARSVDIVTTAAIKEMIVPALIPVVVPILVGFILGPVALGGLLVGSIVTGLFVAISMTSGGGAWDNAKKHIEQGNHGGKGGHAHKSAVTGDTVGDPYKDTAGPAINPMIKILNIVALLIAAFII
- a CDS encoding trigger factor is translated as MQNYVIKNQEKLENSEIEVLIESPFGELEKHRAKALKAMLQDVELDGFRKGKVPEDIFIKRYGEVAVLYEAAGVLIQEILPQLLTELKLKIIGEPGITITKCASGNPLEFKVRLAILPEVKLPDYKKIASTENSKKPEAIKVEEKEIDEVVSFFRHQVLHQNLKAEGKEEPKGEHHHEDKDLPVFDDEFVKKLGNFKDVVDFRGQIAKNIEQDKIVKAKDAKRLTIIENISTKTDLPIPKVLVDNELNKMEAQLRHDIEKTGLKADDYLKHIKKTWEEMRKEWQPEALKRAKMELILFEISEQEKLAPTKEELEAETKRMLEHYKDASPDRVRAYLETALTNQKVFDFLESQK